One region of Hydrogenobaculum sp. Y04AAS1 genomic DNA includes:
- a CDS encoding AAA family ATPase: MYSENMWSKKLKDYVEQASSIARSLGDTKVDTDHLLLALLKDPDSSLSKYISKKGIDSKELYQKLREHINSIDNQLNKAAESEASHLIGLRSKIIQLKSDISNIQTELSEIKEAKRRIEAELERARRYDPWSARQLELELRQLNAEEEHLKKELSRVEQNLSTVFDKSAVIDFLENKISIDALVKTALKESHYKDQLKDIGISFDRYQDKVLKRFIGKTPEFGYAKNLEKVFEIAQEKAVRDGVAEVSPAHLVSALLEAKDFIAAKLLDQIIGGKSMDTEKEIQEEEKSILERYGVDLTQKARDGKLDPVIGREKEINQTIEILLRRSKNNPVLVGDPGVGKTAIVEGLAQRIINKEVPPELQDKSIISIDMGSLVAGSKYRGEFEERVKKLLEELKEKPEAILFIDEIHTVIGAGKGEGSLDAGNMLKPALARGEIRLIGATTVDEYRKYIEKDLALERRFQPVYVDEPTIEEAIEILNGLRPKLEDFHKVKIEDDAIDGAVKLTHRYVTFRKLPDKAIDALDQACARKKLASVSVPPELQEIERKLRALEEQIINANLSGDYEKEAELKIQKINLEKQKQDIINKLDMVDMKINQLKKKLEELEQQIIKFAEKGDYEKEAELKIEMVNTEKEIKALESKRAKTLSVTSDDIAQVVSDWTGIPLNKLKEEEMEKLLHLEEELHKRVIGQDDAVVAVAEAIRRARAGLKDPKRPIASFLFLGPTGVGKTELSKALAELLFGEEDALIRLDMSEFKEEHTVSKLIGAPPGYVGYEEGGKLTEAVRRKPYSVILLDEIEKAHPRVFDLFLQVLDDGRLTDSHGRTVDFRNTVIIMTSNIGSTYLLTLPLEGDSEEIKKEFEKAKEKVLGELKHFFRPEFLNRIDDIIVFKPLTMEQLIQIVDLLLEDLNKRLKDKGIKLELTLEAKKELARRGYEPAFGARPLKRTVQKLLETPLANKMIKDEIKENSTVKVDIKDGEFVFETT, from the coding sequence CAAAAGAGTTGTATCAAAAACTAAGAGAACACATAAACAGTATAGACAATCAGCTTAACAAAGCGGCAGAATCAGAAGCCAGTCACCTTATAGGCTTAAGAAGCAAAATAATTCAATTAAAATCTGATATATCAAACATCCAAACAGAGTTATCTGAAATAAAAGAAGCAAAAAGACGCATAGAAGCCGAGTTAGAAAGAGCAAGAAGATATGATCCTTGGAGTGCAAGACAGTTAGAGTTAGAGCTAAGACAGTTAAACGCTGAAGAAGAACACTTAAAAAAGGAACTTTCAAGGGTAGAACAAAACCTATCAACGGTTTTTGATAAGAGCGCTGTAATAGATTTCTTAGAAAATAAAATATCAATAGATGCTTTGGTAAAAACCGCTCTAAAGGAAAGCCACTACAAAGACCAACTTAAAGACATAGGAATATCTTTCGATAGATATCAAGACAAGGTATTAAAAAGATTTATTGGAAAAACCCCAGAGTTTGGATATGCTAAAAACCTTGAAAAGGTATTTGAAATAGCCCAAGAAAAAGCCGTAAGAGATGGTGTAGCGGAAGTATCACCGGCTCACCTTGTTTCAGCGCTTTTGGAAGCAAAAGATTTTATAGCAGCAAAACTTTTAGATCAAATTATAGGAGGTAAAAGCATGGACACAGAAAAAGAAATTCAAGAAGAAGAGAAGTCTATACTAGAACGCTATGGTGTAGACCTTACCCAAAAGGCAAGGGACGGAAAATTAGATCCAGTTATAGGGAGAGAGAAAGAAATAAACCAAACCATAGAAATATTGTTAAGACGTAGCAAAAACAATCCTGTTTTAGTAGGAGACCCTGGCGTTGGTAAAACGGCTATAGTAGAGGGTCTAGCCCAAAGGATAATAAACAAAGAAGTACCCCCAGAACTTCAAGATAAAAGCATCATAAGTATAGACATGGGTTCATTGGTAGCTGGCTCTAAGTATAGAGGAGAATTTGAAGAAAGGGTAAAAAAGCTTTTAGAAGAACTAAAAGAAAAACCAGAGGCAATACTTTTTATAGATGAAATCCACACTGTAATAGGAGCTGGAAAAGGTGAAGGATCGCTGGATGCCGGCAACATGCTAAAACCAGCGTTGGCCAGGGGTGAAATAAGACTAATAGGAGCTACCACCGTTGATGAATATAGAAAATATATAGAAAAAGACTTAGCCTTAGAAAGAAGATTTCAGCCAGTTTATGTAGACGAACCTACTATAGAAGAAGCTATAGAGATACTAAACGGCTTAAGACCAAAGCTAGAAGACTTTCACAAAGTAAAAATAGAAGATGATGCAATAGACGGTGCTGTAAAACTCACACACAGGTATGTAACTTTTAGAAAACTCCCAGATAAAGCAATAGATGCCCTAGATCAAGCTTGTGCTCGTAAAAAACTAGCATCTGTAAGCGTACCCCCAGAACTTCAAGAAATAGAAAGAAAGTTAAGAGCTTTAGAAGAGCAGATTATAAATGCAAACTTGTCTGGGGATTATGAAAAAGAAGCAGAGCTCAAGATTCAAAAGATTAACCTAGAAAAGCAAAAACAAGATATTATAAACAAGCTAGATATGGTAGATATGAAGATAAACCAGCTAAAGAAAAAGCTAGAAGAATTAGAACAACAGATTATAAAATTTGCTGAAAAAGGAGACTATGAGAAAGAGGCAGAGCTTAAGATAGAAATGGTAAACACAGAAAAAGAGATAAAAGCTTTAGAGTCCAAAAGAGCAAAAACTTTAAGTGTAACATCAGACGATATAGCCCAGGTGGTCTCAGACTGGACTGGTATACCTCTTAACAAATTAAAAGAAGAAGAAATGGAAAAGCTACTACACTTAGAAGAAGAGCTACACAAGAGAGTTATAGGACAAGATGACGCCGTGGTAGCTGTAGCAGAAGCCATAAGAAGAGCAAGAGCAGGCTTGAAAGATCCAAAACGCCCAATAGCTTCTTTCTTGTTCTTAGGGCCCACGGGTGTAGGTAAAACTGAGCTATCAAAAGCTTTGGCTGAACTTTTATTTGGAGAAGAAGACGCGCTTATAAGGCTTGACATGTCAGAATTTAAAGAAGAGCATACTGTATCAAAGCTTATAGGTGCACCTCCTGGATACGTAGGATACGAAGAAGGGGGCAAATTGACAGAAGCAGTTAGAAGAAAACCCTACAGCGTAATACTTCTAGACGAAATAGAAAAAGCCCACCCAAGAGTATTTGACTTATTCTTGCAAGTGCTTGATGACGGAAGGTTGACTGATTCTCATGGGAGAACTGTAGATTTTAGAAACACCGTTATTATTATGACTTCTAATATAGGTAGCACATATCTTCTAACGTTGCCTTTGGAAGGGGATTCTGAAGAGATAAAGAAAGAGTTTGAAAAAGCTAAAGAAAAGGTGTTAGGAGAGCTAAAGCATTTCTTTAGACCTGAGTTTCTAAATAGAATAGACGATATAATCGTATTCAAACCTCTTACCATGGAGCAACTCATACAAATAGTAGACTTGTTGTTAGAAGATCTAAACAAACGTCTAAAGGACAAAGGCATAAAATTAGAGCTCACTTTAGAAGCCAAAAAAGAGCTTGCCAGAAGAGGGTATGAGCCAGCTTTCGGTGCAAGACCTTTAAAACGTACAGTACAAAAACTGTTAGAAACACCTTTAGCCAACAAGATGATAAAAGATGAGATAAAAGAAAACTCTACTGTAAAAGTAGATATAAAAGACGGAGAGTTTGTGTTTGAAACTACCTAA
- a CDS encoding peptidase U32 family protein, whose translation MKKPEILSPVGHFEGLMSAIKAGADAVYMGLEKLNQRAGKGGFSKEDIKEIRLITKDHGIRQYITLNSIVFDEDLPYLEDVLDFLKEIEVDAVIAWDFSVVLGSIKRGLETHISTMASVSNHISGKFYKELGVKRIVPAKELDLNSIKSLKQNTGLEVEVFVHGSMCMAVSGRCFLSHEVFQKSGNRGECYQVCRHEFDIKVISKNSGTEYYLGSDYVMSAKDLLTINFADKLMWADAWKIEGRNKNPDYVYMTTKAYREARERILNNEWTQKGYQDLIDMLERVYHREWDGGFYFGEASFGINSSIAKEEKIYVGDVVKFYPKASVAEVKVVAHPLKVGDTIHIIGETTGLVRQKVESMEIENQRIDQAEKGTAIGLKVNEKVREKDKVYIVKEK comes from the coding sequence ATGAAAAAGCCAGAGATACTATCTCCAGTAGGTCATTTTGAAGGATTGATGTCCGCAATAAAAGCCGGTGCTGATGCTGTATACATGGGACTTGAAAAACTAAATCAAAGAGCTGGAAAAGGTGGTTTTTCAAAAGAAGATATAAAAGAAATTAGACTTATAACCAAAGACCATGGTATAAGGCAATATATAACGCTAAATTCTATAGTGTTTGATGAAGATTTACCTTATTTGGAAGATGTACTTGATTTTTTAAAAGAAATAGAAGTTGATGCGGTTATAGCTTGGGATTTCTCGGTAGTACTTGGAAGTATAAAAAGAGGTTTAGAAACACATATCTCCACAATGGCATCGGTATCAAACCACATATCTGGTAAATTCTATAAAGAACTTGGCGTAAAACGAATAGTCCCGGCAAAGGAGTTAGATTTAAACTCCATTAAAAGCTTAAAACAAAATACCGGATTAGAAGTAGAGGTTTTCGTACATGGATCTATGTGTATGGCTGTATCCGGTAGATGTTTTTTGAGCCATGAGGTTTTTCAAAAATCCGGAAACAGAGGAGAGTGCTATCAAGTCTGTAGACACGAGTTTGACATAAAGGTAATATCGAAAAACTCCGGCACAGAGTATTACCTTGGTAGCGACTATGTTATGTCAGCCAAAGATCTTCTTACTATAAACTTTGCGGATAAGCTTATGTGGGCAGACGCTTGGAAGATAGAAGGAAGAAACAAAAACCCAGATTATGTTTATATGACCACAAAAGCTTACAGAGAAGCCAGAGAACGTATATTAAACAACGAGTGGACCCAAAAAGGCTATCAAGACCTTATAGATATGTTAGAAAGAGTATACCATAGGGAATGGGACGGTGGTTTTTACTTTGGTGAGGCTTCCTTTGGTATAAACTCATCTATAGCAAAAGAAGAAAAGATATACGTAGGGGATGTTGTAAAATTTTATCCCAAGGCTTCTGTGGCAGAGGTAAAAGTAGTAGCACATCCTTTAAAAGTAGGCGATACCATACATATAATAGGAGAAACCACAGGCCTTGTAAGACAGAAAGTAGAATCAATGGAGATAGAAAATCAACGCATAGATCAAGCAGAAAAAGGCACAGCTATAGGTTTAAAAGTGAACGAAAAAGTAAGAGAAAAAGATAAAGTTTATATTGTAAAAGAAAAATAG
- a CDS encoding glutamate-5-semialdehyde dehydrogenase, whose product MKEYALEIATKAKAVLPKLSSLNPAVKNSILIRVSQLLKENKELIQKENEKDIEFAKSINLSKAMIDRLKVGEKQINGMIKILEDVAKLKDPVGEITSMWTVDNGLKIGRMRVPLGVIFIIYESRPNVTIEAASLCFKSSNAVILRGGKEAIHTNKILSDLFRQAIREHVEGLEDAVCFVDKREREIVTELLQLEGLVDVAIPRGGESLIKAVSETAKISVIKHYKGVCSIYVDNEADLKKAYNIVYNAKVQRPSVCNAIENLVIHKDLLQDFWPKMAMVLLESDVELRCDEDSYEILQNKDFDSFKSKIKKATEKDYYEEFLDLILAVKTVNSLEEAMQFIEKYGSKHSDAIITENHTKAMRFLQEVDSAAVYVNASTRFTDGNEFGLGAEMGISTDKIHARGPMALRELTIEKFIIFGNGQLRENVGIPKELKEKLQID is encoded by the coding sequence ATGAAAGAGTACGCTTTAGAAATAGCAACAAAAGCAAAAGCTGTATTACCCAAACTTTCAAGTTTAAACCCGGCTGTGAAAAATTCTATTCTTATAAGAGTATCTCAGCTTTTAAAAGAAAACAAAGAGCTAATCCAAAAAGAAAACGAAAAAGACATAGAGTTTGCAAAGTCCATAAATCTTTCAAAGGCAATGATAGATAGGCTTAAAGTGGGAGAAAAACAAATAAACGGTATGATAAAGATATTGGAGGATGTGGCAAAGCTAAAAGATCCAGTGGGCGAAATAACCTCTATGTGGACGGTAGATAACGGCCTTAAAATAGGTAGAATGAGAGTTCCCCTTGGAGTTATTTTTATAATATACGAATCAAGGCCAAACGTTACCATAGAAGCAGCTAGTTTGTGCTTTAAATCTTCCAATGCCGTTATCCTAAGAGGTGGTAAAGAAGCTATTCACACAAACAAAATACTTTCAGATCTGTTTAGACAAGCTATAAGAGAGCATGTAGAGGGTTTAGAAGATGCCGTTTGCTTTGTAGATAAAAGGGAAAGAGAGATAGTTACAGAGCTTTTACAGCTAGAGGGTTTAGTAGACGTAGCTATACCAAGAGGAGGGGAAAGTCTTATAAAGGCTGTATCAGAAACTGCCAAAATATCTGTTATAAAACATTACAAAGGTGTTTGCAGTATATATGTAGACAACGAAGCAGATCTTAAAAAAGCTTACAATATCGTATACAATGCAAAGGTACAAAGGCCATCAGTTTGCAACGCCATAGAAAACCTTGTTATACATAAAGATCTCTTACAAGATTTTTGGCCAAAAATGGCTATGGTGCTTTTAGAAAGCGATGTTGAACTAAGATGCGATGAAGATAGCTATGAAATATTGCAAAATAAGGATTTTGATTCTTTTAAAAGCAAAATAAAAAAAGCAACTGAAAAAGATTACTACGAAGAATTTTTAGATCTCATATTGGCTGTTAAAACGGTAAATTCTTTGGAAGAGGCAATGCAGTTTATAGAAAAATATGGTTCTAAGCATTCTGATGCCATTATCACCGAGAACCATACAAAAGCTATGAGGTTTTTGCAAGAAGTGGATTCGGCAGCAGTTTACGTAAACGCTTCTACAAGGTTTACAGATGGCAACGAGTTTGGCTTAGGGGCTGAGATGGGTATTTCTACAGACAAAATCCATGCAAGAGGACCGATGGCTTTAAGAGAGCTTACCATAGAAAAATTTATAATCTTTGGAAACGGGCAACTAAGAGAAAATGTAGGCATACCAAAGGAACTAAAGGAAAAGCTTCAAATAGATTAA
- a CDS encoding glycosyltransferase N-terminal domain-containing protein produces MTLELSKRLLIEDVNLPRNAVWFHTASVGEFNSVKFIIEHISSKFPVFITYFSPRAKRFFLNLNYPTLPLPLDLPIIWNKFIANAKPCCLITVEKEFWPFLIKSDIPKMLLNARAPKNMLERFLIRFFDKILPKDENSFELLNTINKNILLCGNLKLCIDVKCEHIKKDSIVIGSTHEKEEEILLDAVKWIIKSTDYNVILAPRHVDRASEVLKFLKQNSIDAYLKTQKKHSRVVVLDTLGELKEYYKRAIVSIVGGSFVKGYGGHNIVEPIGFCSYSLYGEYIDKIKDVAAILGKMDIGFRVDKKNVLDVIKLCLQNPLSIDKLTKFIYYTNSIKACYLKNVEAFVLQHQNPKN; encoded by the coding sequence TTGACATTAGAGCTTTCGAAAAGGCTTTTAATAGAAGATGTAAACTTACCCAGGAATGCCGTTTGGTTTCATACCGCAAGCGTTGGTGAGTTCAACAGCGTTAAGTTTATAATAGAGCATATTAGCTCTAAATTTCCTGTATTTATAACATACTTTTCTCCAAGAGCTAAACGCTTCTTTTTAAATTTGAATTATCCTACGCTACCATTGCCTTTGGATTTGCCGATAATATGGAATAAATTTATAGCCAACGCAAAACCTTGCTGTCTTATCACTGTGGAAAAAGAGTTTTGGCCGTTTCTAATAAAATCAGATATACCAAAAATGCTTTTAAATGCAAGGGCTCCTAAAAATATGCTTGAAAGGTTTTTGATAAGATTTTTTGACAAAATTTTGCCAAAAGATGAAAATAGTTTTGAGCTTTTAAATACTATAAACAAAAATATACTTTTATGTGGTAATCTAAAACTCTGTATCGATGTAAAGTGTGAGCATATAAAAAAAGATAGCATAGTAATAGGAAGTACCCACGAAAAAGAAGAAGAGATTTTACTAGATGCCGTAAAGTGGATAATAAAATCTACAGATTACAACGTTATCTTGGCTCCAAGGCATGTAGATAGAGCTTCTGAAGTGTTAAAGTTTTTAAAACAAAATAGTATAGATGCCTATCTTAAAACTCAAAAAAAACACTCAAGGGTAGTGGTTTTGGATACGCTTGGTGAGTTGAAAGAATATTATAAAAGAGCCATCGTTAGTATAGTGGGCGGATCTTTTGTAAAAGGTTATGGTGGGCATAATATAGTGGAGCCAATTGGTTTTTGTTCTTATTCTCTTTACGGAGAGTATATAGATAAAATAAAAGATGTAGCTGCCATCTTAGGAAAAATGGATATTGGCTTTAGGGTGGATAAGAAAAATGTATTGGATGTTATAAAACTATGTTTGCAAAACCCGTTGAGCATAGACAAGCTAACAAAATTTATATATTATACAAATTCTATCAAAGCTTGCTATTTGAAAAACGTAGAAGCTTTTGTTTTACAACATCAAAATCCTAAAAACTAA
- a CDS encoding inositol-3-phosphate synthase yields MIKLAVVGVGNCASALIQGIFYYKKNNLKDVSGLMYDDIGGYKPYDIQVVAAWDIDKRKVGKDVSEAIYEKPNCTAIFEPNVPNLGCKVRMGKVLDGLAEHMSNYPEDLTFIKADEKEDDMDTIVSVLKETKADVLINYVPVGSEQAARFYAECALKAGVAFINAMPTFIVSDNEWAKRFRDAGIPAVGDDIKSQLGATIFHRTIVQLFKDRGVKIDKTYQLNVGGNTDFLNMLERKRLDTKKESKTKAVSSIIDYDLGYGNIHIGPSDWVPWLKDRKVAYIRMEGRLFGDVPMHVEARLDVEDSPNSAGSAVDAIRCAKLARDRGIAGPLHSISAYTMKHPPIQYPDYKAKELVNKFIAGEIDS; encoded by the coding sequence ATGATAAAGCTTGCTGTAGTTGGAGTGGGAAATTGTGCTAGTGCTCTTATACAAGGCATATTTTACTACAAGAAAAATAATTTAAAAGACGTAAGCGGGCTTATGTACGATGATATTGGGGGATACAAGCCTTACGATATACAGGTTGTAGCTGCTTGGGATATAGACAAAAGGAAAGTTGGCAAGGATGTTTCGGAAGCCATTTACGAAAAACCAAATTGCACTGCAATTTTTGAGCCAAATGTGCCAAATCTAGGCTGTAAAGTTAGAATGGGCAAAGTCTTAGATGGTTTAGCAGAACACATGTCAAATTATCCGGAAGATCTTACTTTTATAAAAGCCGATGAAAAAGAAGACGATATGGATACAATAGTAAGTGTGTTAAAAGAAACCAAAGCAGATGTGTTAATAAACTATGTGCCTGTTGGTTCAGAACAAGCTGCTAGATTTTATGCTGAATGTGCTCTTAAAGCTGGTGTTGCTTTTATAAATGCTATGCCTACCTTTATAGTTTCTGATAACGAATGGGCCAAGCGTTTTAGAGATGCAGGTATACCGGCAGTAGGGGATGATATAAAATCTCAACTTGGAGCTACTATATTCCATAGAACAATAGTTCAACTTTTTAAAGATAGGGGTGTAAAGATAGATAAAACATATCAATTAAACGTCGGTGGTAATACAGACTTTTTAAATATGTTAGAAAGGAAAAGGCTTGATACCAAAAAAGAATCTAAAACAAAAGCTGTTAGCTCTATTATAGATTACGATTTAGGATATGGCAACATACATATAGGACCTTCTGATTGGGTACCTTGGTTAAAAGATAGGAAAGTTGCTTATATAAGAATGGAGGGTAGGCTTTTTGGGGATGTGCCCATGCATGTAGAAGCAAGGCTTGATGTAGAAGACTCACCAAATAGTGCTGGCTCTGCCGTAGACGCTATAAGATGCGCAAAACTTGCAAGAGATAGAGGTATAGCCGGTCCACTTCATTCTATTAGTGCTTATACTATGAAGCACCCACCTATACAATACCCAGACTATAAAGCTAAAGAACTTGTTAACAAATTTATAGCTGGAGAAATAGATAGCTAA
- the coaE gene encoding dephospho-CoA kinase (Dephospho-CoA kinase (CoaE) performs the final step in coenzyme A biosynthesis.), with amino-acid sequence MIKIAITGNFGVGKSFISSLFKSLGVCVYDADAIIHELYKNDEKLKHDVVKLLGEGILKDGNIDRKKVADIVFDDKQKLLSLEKIVHKALYEYLDNLIKNLDCDMFALEASLVVENGTYKDYDIVIVVYADKEISKKRLIEKGYTEEQIEKRLSRQMPIEEKIKYADFVIDNSDSKEFTMKQIKDIYNKIRYAKILGMKKWKEHLDKLKRLEEFLSSSFDQVETIVELCMPGNDCCPDCERPLVLVKFCLEDNKCHERRIELFDYYFDLPDQELFDQITHYVEDFMMEIEQSEYGGG; translated from the coding sequence GTGATAAAAATAGCTATTACTGGAAATTTTGGTGTGGGCAAATCTTTTATATCGTCTTTATTTAAAAGCTTAGGGGTTTGTGTTTACGATGCGGATGCCATAATCCATGAACTTTACAAAAACGATGAAAAGTTAAAGCACGATGTTGTAAAGCTTTTGGGAGAAGGCATATTAAAGGATGGAAATATAGACAGAAAAAAAGTTGCAGATATTGTTTTTGATGATAAACAAAAGTTGTTGTCTTTAGAAAAGATAGTGCATAAAGCCCTTTATGAATATTTAGATAATTTAATAAAAAATTTAGATTGTGATATGTTTGCATTAGAGGCTTCTCTTGTTGTAGAAAATGGTACTTACAAAGATTACGATATTGTGATAGTGGTTTATGCTGACAAGGAAATCTCAAAAAAAAGGCTTATCGAAAAAGGTTATACGGAAGAACAGATAGAAAAAAGATTATCAAGGCAAATGCCAATAGAAGAAAAAATAAAATATGCAGATTTTGTTATCGACAATTCAGATAGTAAAGAGTTTACTATGAAACAGATAAAAGATATATACAACAAAATTAGGTATGCTAAAATATTAGGTATGAAAAAATGGAAAGAGCACTTAGATAAGCTTAAGAGGCTAGAGGAGTTTTTGAGTAGCAGCTTTGACCAGGTAGAAACGATAGTGGAACTTTGTATGCCTGGGAATGATTGCTGTCCCGACTGTGAAAGACCCTTGGTTTTGGTAAAATTTTGCTTAGAAGATAATAAATGTCACGAGAGAAGAATAGAGCTTTTTGATTATTATTTTGATCTTCCAGACCAAGAGTTGTTTGATCAAATCACTCATTACGTGGAAGATTTCATGATGGAAATAGAACAATCAGAATACGGCGGTGGTTGA
- the typA gene encoding translational GTPase TypA has product MKIREDIRNVAIIAHVDHGKTTLVDALLKQSGTFRQNEEVQERILDSNALERERGITILAKNTSVNYKDIKINIVDTPGHADFGGEVERILNMVDGVILLVDAAEGPLPQTRFVLRKALEAKLTPIVVINKIDRQDARPQEVLNEIYDLFIDLDATEDQLDFPVLYAIAKKGIAKLSLEEESSSLEPLFEAIINTIPAPKYDENQVLQLLVASLDYDNFLGRLAIGRIQNGSLRQNQQVSIVSPEEGVVRSGFVKAIYTIEGLKRMETKEVFAGDIVAVAGFDDINIGQTISDVENPVPLPSIKVEEPTIFMTFSVNDSPFAGRSGKYVTSRHLRDRLYKETLMNVAIKVKDTDSTDSFLVIGRGELQMAILVETMRREGYEFQVSKPDVVTLEENGKTLEPIERVILDIPEEHIGIVSQKLGSRKGRMVNMVNHGFGRVRLEFIVPSRGLIGYRSEFKTDTRGEGLINTVLEGYEPWQGDIKSRINGAIVADRKGVATPYALLGLEDRGIFFIEPGTEVYEGMVIGEHNKDNDLYVNITKEKKLTNNRAAAAEEYVRLTPPKKMNFEQAMEWITQDELIEVTPDAIRIRKKKK; this is encoded by the coding sequence ATGAAGATTAGAGAAGATATTAGGAATGTAGCAATTATTGCTCACGTAGACCATGGTAAAACCACATTGGTGGATGCACTTCTAAAACAAAGTGGCACTTTTAGACAAAATGAGGAGGTGCAAGAGCGTATTTTAGATAGCAATGCGCTTGAGAGAGAAAGAGGTATTACGATTTTAGCAAAAAACACCTCTGTGAACTATAAAGATATAAAGATAAATATAGTGGACACTCCTGGGCACGCCGATTTTGGTGGTGAAGTAGAGCGCATCCTAAATATGGTAGATGGTGTTATATTGCTTGTGGATGCTGCAGAAGGACCTCTTCCTCAAACTAGGTTTGTGTTGAGAAAAGCTCTTGAAGCAAAGCTAACACCGATAGTGGTAATAAATAAAATAGACAGGCAGGATGCAAGACCGCAAGAGGTTTTAAACGAAATATACGATCTTTTCATAGACCTTGATGCTACGGAAGATCAGCTTGATTTTCCAGTTTTATACGCCATAGCCAAAAAAGGTATAGCTAAACTTTCTTTAGAAGAAGAATCATCTTCTTTAGAGCCTTTGTTTGAAGCCATTATAAATACTATTCCAGCTCCAAAATACGATGAAAATCAAGTTTTACAGCTTTTAGTGGCATCTTTAGATTACGATAATTTCTTAGGAAGATTGGCCATAGGGCGTATACAAAACGGTTCACTAAGACAAAATCAACAAGTATCCATAGTCTCACCAGAAGAAGGTGTTGTTAGGAGCGGTTTTGTAAAAGCCATATATACGATAGAAGGTCTGAAGAGAATGGAAACAAAAGAGGTCTTTGCTGGTGATATAGTGGCTGTAGCTGGTTTTGATGATATCAACATAGGTCAAACTATTTCAGATGTGGAAAATCCTGTACCCTTACCTTCTATAAAAGTTGAAGAACCCACTATATTCATGACATTTTCTGTAAACGATTCTCCTTTTGCGGGAAGATCTGGAAAATACGTTACATCAAGGCATCTAAGAGATAGACTTTACAAAGAAACTTTGATGAATGTGGCTATAAAGGTAAAAGATACAGATTCTACAGATTCTTTTTTGGTTATAGGAAGAGGTGAGCTTCAAATGGCTATTTTAGTAGAAACTATGAGAAGGGAAGGTTATGAATTCCAAGTGTCAAAACCAGATGTTGTAACGTTAGAAGAAAACGGTAAAACGTTAGAACCTATAGAAAGGGTTATTTTAGACATACCAGAAGAACATATAGGAATAGTATCTCAAAAGCTTGGTTCTAGAAAAGGGCGTATGGTGAATATGGTAAACCACGGTTTTGGTAGAGTGAGGTTAGAATTTATAGTGCCTTCTAGAGGTTTAATAGGATATAGATCTGAGTTTAAAACTGATACAAGAGGGGAAGGTCTTATAAATACGGTTTTAGAAGGCTATGAACCTTGGCAGGGTGATATTAAAAGCCGTATAAACGGGGCAATAGTAGCAGATAGAAAAGGTGTGGCTACTCCTTATGCTTTGCTTGGACTTGAAGATAGAGGGATATTTTTTATAGAGCCAGGCACAGAAGTTTACGAAGGTATGGTTATAGGAGAGCACAACAAAGATAACGATCTTTATGTAAATATAACCAAAGAAAAAAAACTAACCAACAACAGAGCTGCTGCTGCAGAAGAGTATGTAAGACTCACCCCTCCTAAAAAAATGAACTTTGAGCAAGCGATGGAGTGGATTACTCAAGATGAGCTTATAGAAGTTACACCAGATGCAATAAGGATAAGAAAGAAGAAAAAGTGA